The Leclercia adecarboxylata region TGAAGAAGGCGCAGGCGATTGTCAGCTACCGCGAAGAGTACGGCCCGTTTAAAACGCTGGACGATCTCCGGCAGGTACCGGGTATGGGTGGGGCGCTGGTGGAGCGTAATCTTGCCCACCTGACGCTGTAATAACTTGCACAGTGGCAAAAATTTGCCAGGATAAAGAGGTCATACCAGTTATGACCTCTGAATCTTATAATTAACTACCCTGAAGGCTATTGCGCTATGCAGACCCAAATCAAAGTACGCGGTTACCACCTTGATGTTTACCAGCACGTGAATAACGCCCGCTATCTGGAATTCCTTGAAGAGGCGCGCTGGGACGGACTGGAAAACAGCGACAGTTTCCAGTGGATGACCGCACACCGCATCGCTTTTATCGTGGTGAACATCAATATCAACTATCGCCGCCCCGCGGTGCTCAGCGATTTACTGACCGTGACCAGCCAGTTGCAGCAACTTAACGGTAAAAGTGGGGTGTTGAGCCAAGTGATCACCCTGGAACCGGAAGGGCAGGTGGTGGCCGATGCGTTAATCACCTTTGTCTGCATCGATCTGAAGACACAGAAAGCGCTGCCGCTGGAGGGGGAATTACGTGAGAAGCTGGAGCTATTAATCAAATAACCCCGCCGTATGATGCCGGGCGAAGCATCGCTTTCGCCCGGCAGACGGGCGCTATTACTTTA contains the following coding sequences:
- a CDS encoding YbgC/FadM family acyl-CoA thioesterase, which gives rise to MQTQIKVRGYHLDVYQHVNNARYLEFLEEARWDGLENSDSFQWMTAHRIAFIVVNININYRRPAVLSDLLTVTSQLQQLNGKSGVLSQVITLEPEGQVVADALITFVCIDLKTQKALPLEGELREKLELLIK